In Helianthus annuus cultivar XRQ/B chromosome 3, HanXRQr2.0-SUNRISE, whole genome shotgun sequence, a single window of DNA contains:
- the LOC110929500 gene encoding nicotinamidase 1 encodes MVAVNAVDLLKKEIPVEEESVCIHDGVITALVLVDIINGFCTLGAGNLAPREPNDKMLEMIEEAVKLSKVFCEKKWPVLAFLDTHQPGKLEHPYPSHCLAGSHESDLVPALQWLEKESNVTIRRKDCYDGYIGSMEEDGSNVFVDWVKNNNIQTLLVAGVCTDICVLDFVCSTLSARNRGFLPPLKDVVVYSRGCATFDFPESAARETKDALTHPQEIMQHMGLYMAKGRGAKIAKDVSFGALK; translated from the exons ATGGTGGCGGTGAACGCAGTTGATCTTTTGAAGAAGGAAATACCAGTGGAGGAAGAGTCAGTATGCATACATGATGGTGTCATCACTGCACTTGTTCTTGTAGATATCATCAATGGCTTCTGCACCCTTGGAGCTGGAAATCTG GCACCCAGAGAGCCAAATGACAAGATGCTGGAAATGATCGAAGAAGCTGTGAAACTGTCAAAGGTTTTTTGTGAGAAGAAATGGCCAGTTCTTGCGTTTTTAGATACGCATCAGCCTGGAAAACTCGAACATCCTTATCCTTCTCACTGTCTTGCAGGCTCTCATGAATCTGATTTGGTTCCTG CTCTACAGTGGTTGGAGAAAGAGTCAAATGTAACCATCAGGCGCAAAGACTGTTACGATGGATATATAGGTTCCATGGAAGAAGATGGTTCAAATGTATTTGTTGACTGGGTCAAAAACAATAACATCCAAACA TTATTGGTGGCAGGAGTATGCACCGACATATGTGTGCTTGATTTTGTGTGCTCCACGTTATCAGCAAGAAACCGCGGTTTTCTTCCACCATTGAAAGACGTGGTGGTGTATTCCCGTGGTTGTGCCACCTTTGATTTCCCGGAGTCGGCTGCAAGAGAGACTAAGGATGCCCTGACTCATCCCCAG GAGATAATGCAGCATATGGGTTTGTACATGGCTAAAGGAAGAGGAGCAAAAATAGCAAAGGATGTGTCTTTTGGTGCACTAAAGTAA